GCCCTTATGGTGGCCGCCGACAAGGTCGCCGTCGCTTTGGTGGAAGGCGAGGCGGTCTCAAAACCTCAGCCTAAATCCGGCGGAAAGACCTATACCCTGTCGGTCTCAGGGCTAGCCGGCCTGGTCGGAGCCGAGTCCTTCAGGAAGGACCTTCAGGCCATGGCTGGGGTCGATTCGGCCTATCTGAAGTCCGGGCTTGGGATGGCCTCACTGGAGGTTGTCTTTCAGGGTACAGTGGACCAGCTTGCCGGTGCTTTATTGGCTGGTTTCAACGGATTGGTCGTGGAGGGAAAGACCCCTGGATCCCTTAAGTTGAGGATGGGGAAATAGTTTTTCACCGGAAAGGAAGTGTTTGCCTTGAGGAAAAAGTATCTGCTGGCCCTTTTGGTCGGAGCCCTTTGGATCTCTCTCGTTCTCCCCGCTTTCGGAGAGGTTCGGCTCTTTGTCACTAAAAACACCGTCAAGCTTTATGACCCTGTTTTAAAGGATCACTCGGTTTTGAACGATTTTGCGGTTTCCGGCTGGAAGACCCACAACAACCTGGCGGTGGTCTGGAACGATAGGGAAGTCTTGGCCTACGATATACGAACCCATCAGTGGATCCCTCTGACAGGGGTGTCGGTCCAGATGGCCCTTTTGACCGACGATTTCGCCATAGTATGGAACAAAGACGGCACCGCGGTGTTCGACGCGTCGGTCCCCCAGTGGTTTATAGCTCCTCCAACCAGAGGGGATATAAAGACCGCTCTGCTTTCCAGAAAGATAGCCCTCGCCATGACCGACCACGAGTTTATGGTCTACGATTCGGTTCTCAGAAACTGGCAGACCGCCGCTATGGAGAACACCGACAGGACCTTCGACGGTGCGGTAGGGGATAACCTGGCGGTCTGCTGGGATGCCTACGATGTGTGTGTCTACGACATGACGATGCATCGCTGGGAGATAAAGCCTATCGCCGGTGTGCAGGCGGCGGTGGTGCTGGATAGAGAGGTTCGAGTGGTCACGGCGGACAGGATATACACCTACGATGCCATGAAGCATCGCTGGTTCGATAAGGTTCGCTGACGCTATGTCCAGGCTCGCTTGGGGAGCTGCCGTCTTCGTCGCCGTTTTACTGTGGGGAAATGGGGCCTTCGCCATGGTTTTAGCGGTAGGGGACTTCAACGCCCACGGGGCCTCCTATTCGGTTGGGCAGTCGGTCATAGAGATGTTGTCCACCCAGCTCGCTGGAAATCCCCGTTTTCAGCTCGTGGAGAGAAGACAGTTAGACGCCGTGGCCAGACAACAGCGAATAGCCCTGTCAGGAATGGTGAACCCCGAGGAGGCGGTCTCCATAGGGAAACTGGTTGGGGCTAAGTATTACCTCCAAGGTGCGGTTAGCCACTTTGGTGTCCTCACCTTACTCACAGCCAGGCTTATGGACGTGGAGAGAAGAACGGTAGTAGCGGCTTATCAGGCTATGACCTCCGAGGGGGAGAGAGGGGTGCCTCTGGCTGTCAGGACCATGGCGGCGGAGATCACCGCTTCCTTGACGGGCCCCGAGCCCACCGGGACAGCCAGAGATGACTACAGATCCCTCCTGTACGATGCCCTGGGATACTATAACCAGGAGGATTACGGCAGGTCCCTGAGGTTCTGGGATCGAATGGTCCAGATGAGCCCCAAAAACGCCACGTTGCGGTTTATAGTGGCGGCAATGCACTACAGCAGAGGTCGCTACGGGGATTCTGAGCTCTCCGCCAAAGAGGCGGTGGCATTCGATCCTAACTTCGCCGAGGCCTATTTGCTTCTCGGGAAGGCCATGTTCATGAGAGGTCGAGACTACGAGGCCACAGGCCCTCTGGAGAGGGCCATAGAGCTTAACCCCAACCTGGCGGAGCCCTATTTTCTCATAGGTCAGGCTTACAAAAACCGTGGGAGACTCGAGGAGGCGATGGAGTTCTTCTCCATGGCCGTCCAGAGGGACCCGAACTACGTAGGCGCCTACGTGGCATTAGGGCAGATGTTGCTGGAGGTGGCGGAGCTAAAGTTGGCCAGCCAGGTTCTCGCCAGGGCGGTTCAACTCGACAGCTCTAACGCTGGAGCCCGATTTCTGCTTGGAACCGCTATGGCTCTCGAGGGAGACGACAAAGGGGCTAGATCTCAGATTCAGGCGTTAAAGCTCCTGGACCCTGGCTTAGCGGTAAAACTGGAGGAACTTCTAGAGTAGCCCTTTAGGGCTAGAGAGGGGAGAGATCGATATGAAGAGATTTATAGCCATGCTTTTTGCGGTGCTTATGACCCTTTCCCTGGCGGGAATGGCAGTGTGCTCAAGCGGTGAAGGTGGAGATTCCCCCGGTGGAGGAGATAGTAGTGGCGGTGGAAACGCTGGCTCCGCTGCATCCGCAGCCGCTACTAGGCAGGTTATGGCCGCGGCAGCTATCTACATAAACGACGGTGATTGCGGTAAATTCATGCCTGTAGCGAAAACAAATCTCGATAGAATGGACGAAGGAGAAAAGGGCGGGATCATGTGCCTCATGGCCAAGTGTTACTTCAAGGGCAACAACTACGATCAAGGTAAGGCCCTGATAATGACGATCCTGAAGACCCAGTACGACTCGGTAACCGAGCTTTTAGGGGATCGGGAGAAGGTCAGGACCTTGGCTTCCGCTATCTTCGCCGATGAAGCGGGAAAGAGGGGGAAAGCGGAGGATATTCAGGAGGTCCAGAAGTTGGTGGACAAGGATTCCACCTTGGACAGGCTATTGGTCAGAGATGGAGATGGCTCGCTGGTCAGCAGGACCAAGCTATCCTACGTCCTCAGTTTCCACGAGGCCCAGGCCTACAAGAACAGCGACAGAGCTAAGCAGGCCCTCTCCATCCTGAGAGAGCTTTCCTTCTCCTCCGGCAAGATCATGGTGGACGGAAAGATCGAGGGGTTGAGGGACGCGGTGGACCGGATGACCGCCGAGATCCAGGCCACCGCCCTTCGGTGGCTGAACAGGGTTATAGCATCGTGATCAGAAGGACTGCGGCGGCGATCTTTATGATCGCCGCCTTCTGTCCATCCGCCTGGGGTTTTGCCCTCGCGGTGGCCGATTTTAAGCCTAACGGAGTTCCATTCCATCTCGGCTCGGCGGTGAGCGAGGTTATAAGGATCGAGATGGCCTCCATACCGGGAGTGGACCTCACGGTGGTCGACGTAAATCACGTGAAGAAAGCTGCGTCGGAGCAACGAATCGGGATGTCCGGCCTGGTTGACCCTGCCTCCGCCGCAAAGGTCGGCAAGGTAGTAGGGGCTAGATACGTTTTGGTTGGATCGGTGAACTCTCTAGGAGGGGAGGTCTCACTGGAGTCCAGGCTTATAGACGTGGAGACCGGTACGATCCTGGATAGCCTGTCGGTTGTCTCCTACGATGGACAGGAGGGACTTATCGAAGCCGCTAGATTTCTGGCGGGGGATCTCAAAATGCTCCTGGTCAGCAGCGATGGCTAGATAGGAGGTGTTGACTATGAAAAAACAATTAACTTTAGCGCTTTGTTCCCTGTTGCTTCTGATGTCCTGTGCTACTGGGGCTTGGTCTGTGACCATAACCACCCACGGAGGAGGGAGTCCCTCGGTGGTCAGACCATCTCAGCCAGGCTCTCAGCCCAGGCCGAGCTCGAAAAAAACGGGTATAGCTCAGCTCGATTTGCCTTCTCAAGAAAAAGGAAGGCTGTCCCAGGCGATGGAACTGGCCCGGTTGACGGGAATGCAGGCCAAGGTGGCTCTGGATGAGCTGGCTTTGCTGGAAGGAAAAGAGGTTCCCGCCGGAGAGATAAGGGCAAAACTTGTCTACGCTCAGGAGACTCTAGCGGCAATGGAAAAGGCGGGTAAACGGCTGGAGGACTCGGCTAAGCTTGTGAGGATGACCTGGGATGGCCGATTTGGCCCTGAGGATCGATTGGCAGCACTGGAGGAGATATTTCAGGTGATGCCCGCTTTTGCCGGGTTCGACGGTGGATACGGTTTTGTGACGCCAGAGCAGGTTATCCAGCAGGAGTTTCAGAAGATAGGGAGAGGGGCAAAGCAGACCTTCGAGAACGCCATGAGCACCGTGGAGGCTGGAGGACGGGCGGTCAAGAACTTTGCCTCCTACCTTGGAAACGCCGTTAAGAGCGGAGTGGGAAAGATAA
The uncultured Dethiosulfovibrio sp. genome window above contains:
- a CDS encoding tetratricopeptide repeat protein, which codes for MSRLAWGAAVFVAVLLWGNGAFAMVLAVGDFNAHGASYSVGQSVIEMLSTQLAGNPRFQLVERRQLDAVARQQRIALSGMVNPEEAVSIGKLVGAKYYLQGAVSHFGVLTLLTARLMDVERRTVVAAYQAMTSEGERGVPLAVRTMAAEITASLTGPEPTGTARDDYRSLLYDALGYYNQEDYGRSLRFWDRMVQMSPKNATLRFIVAAMHYSRGRYGDSELSAKEAVAFDPNFAEAYLLLGKAMFMRGRDYEATGPLERAIELNPNLAEPYFLIGQAYKNRGRLEEAMEFFSMAVQRDPNYVGAYVALGQMLLEVAELKLASQVLARAVQLDSSNAGARFLLGTAMALEGDDKGARSQIQALKLLDPGLAVKLEELLE
- a CDS encoding CsgG/HfaB family protein, which codes for MIRRTAAAIFMIAAFCPSAWGFALAVADFKPNGVPFHLGSAVSEVIRIEMASIPGVDLTVVDVNHVKKAASEQRIGMSGLVDPASAAKVGKVVGARYVLVGSVNSLGGEVSLESRLIDVETGTILDSLSVVSYDGQEGLIEAARFLAGDLKMLLVSSDG